One Betta splendens chromosome 8, fBetSpl5.4, whole genome shotgun sequence DNA segment encodes these proteins:
- the ddx5 gene encoding probable ATP-dependent RNA helicase DDX5 isoform X2, with amino-acid sequence MPGYSDRDRGRDRDRDRGYGGGPPRFGGNRGGGGGKFGNPGDRLRKKHWNLDELPKFEKNFYQQHADVARRPPQEVEQYRRTKVITVKGRECPNPITKFHEASFPSYVMDVINKQNWTEPTPIQAQGWPLALSGMDMVGIAQTGSGKTLSYLLPAIVHINHQPFLERGDGPICLVLAPTRELAQQVQQVAAEYGRASRLKSTCIYGGAPKGPQIRDLERGVEICIATPGRLIDFLEAGKTNLRRCTYLVLDEADRMLDMGFEPQIRKIVDQIRPDRQTLMWSATWPKEVRQLAEDFLKEYVQINVGALQLSANHNILQIVDVCNDGEKENKLIRLLEEIMSEKENKTIIFVETKRRCDDLTRRMRRDGWPAMGIHGDKSQQERDWVLNEFKYGKAPILIATDVASRGLDVEDVKFVINFDYPNNSEDYIHRIGRTARSQKTGTAYTFFTPNNMRQAGDLVSVLREANQAINPKLLQMAEDRGGKSNWSFKGRSRW; translated from the exons ATGCCTGGGTATTCCGACAGAGACCGGGGAAGAGACAGAGATAGAGACAGAGG CTATGGCGGTGGTCCTCCTCGCTTCGGTGGGAACcgcggtggaggtggtgggaagTTCGGCAACCCCGGAGATCGGCTGCGGAAGAAACACTGGAACCTGGACGAGCTCCCTAAGTTCGAGAAGAACTTTTACCAACAGCACGCCGATGTTGCCCGGAGGCCTCCG CAAGAAGTTGAGCAGTACAGGAGGACAAAGGTCATCACAGTCAAGGGGAGAGAGTGCCCAAATCCCATAACAAAGTTCCATGAAGCCAGTTTTCCAT CTTATGTCATGGATGTGATCAACAAACAGAACTGGACTGAACCAACACCCATCCAGGCTCAGGGATGGCCTCTGGCTCTAAGTGGCATGGACATGGTCGGCATAGCCCAGACTGGCTCTGGAAAAACTCTTTCT TATCTGTTGCCTGCCATCGTGCACATTAACCACCAGCCGTTTCTGGAACGGGGAGATGGTCCAATT TGTTTGGTACTGGCCCCAACACGTGAGCTGGCTCAGCAAGTGCAACAGGTGGCTGCAGAATACGGCAGAGCTTCTCGCCTCAAATCTACCTGCATCTATGGCGGTGCACCCAAGGGTCCCCAGATTCGTGATCTGGAAagag gtgtggaGATCTGTATCGCCACCCCAGGAAGGCTCATTGACTTTCTTGAAGCTGGAAAAACAAATCTGCGTCGATGCACTTACCTGGTGCTGGATGAAGCTGACAGAATGCTGGACATGGGCTTTGAGCCACAAATCCGGAAAATCGTAGACCAGATCAGA CCTGACCGTCAGACTCTGATGTGGAGTGCCACTTGGCCCAAAGAAGTCCGTCAATTGGCAGAAGACTTTCTGAAGGAATACGTGCAGATCAATGTTGGGGCCCTGCAGCTCAGTGCaaaccacaacatcctgcagatAGTTGATGTCTGtaatgatggagagaaggaaaacaa actgaTTCGACTGCTTGAAGAGATAATGAGCGAAAAAGAGAACAAGACCATTATTTTTGTGGAGACAAAGAGGCGATGTGATGACCTCACCAGGAGAATGCGAAGGGATGG GTGGCCAGCTATGGGAATCCATGGAGATAAAAGCCAGCAGGAGCGAGACTGGGTTCTGAATG agttCAAATATGGAAAGGCGCCAATTCTTATTGCCACTGATGTTGCCTCCAGGGGACTAG ATGTTGAAGACGTGAAATTTGTCATCAACTTTGACTACCCCAACAACTCGGAGGACTATATCCACCGCATTGGCAGAACAGCTCGTAGCCAAAAGACGGGCACAGCCTACACCTTCTTCACTCCCAACAACATGAGGCAGGCCGGTGACCTCGTGTCTGTGCTCCGAGAGGCCAACCAGGCCATCAACCCCAAGCTCCTCCAGATGGCGGAAGACAGAGGAGGTAAATCTAATTG GTCGTTCAAGGGGAGGTCGAGGTGGTGA
- the ddx5 gene encoding probable ATP-dependent RNA helicase DDX5 isoform X1 translates to MPGYSDRDRGRDRDRDRGYGGGPPRFGGNRGGGGGKFGNPGDRLRKKHWNLDELPKFEKNFYQQHADVARRPPQEVEQYRRTKVITVKGRECPNPITKFHEASFPSYVMDVINKQNWTEPTPIQAQGWPLALSGMDMVGIAQTGSGKTLSYLLPAIVHINHQPFLERGDGPICLVLAPTRELAQQVQQVAAEYGRASRLKSTCIYGGAPKGPQIRDLERGVEICIATPGRLIDFLEAGKTNLRRCTYLVLDEADRMLDMGFEPQIRKIVDQIRPDRQTLMWSATWPKEVRQLAEDFLKEYVQINVGALQLSANHNILQIVDVCNDGEKENKLIRLLEEIMSEKENKTIIFVETKRRCDDLTRRMRRDGWPAMGIHGDKSQQERDWVLNEFKYGKAPILIATDVASRGLDVEDVKFVINFDYPNNSEDYIHRIGRTARSQKTGTAYTFFTPNNMRQAGDLVSVLREANQAINPKLLQMAEDRGGRSRGGRGGDYRDDRRDRYSSGRRDFGGFRDRDNNRGYDNGPNKAFGTNSQNGGYGGSNSNGFGGAGFNGNGQSNFSTPAGAFGAQSGFQAQGAVQNGAAPAPFAFPQPQAPQQHPPPLVPYPMPPQFSQ, encoded by the exons ATGCCTGGGTATTCCGACAGAGACCGGGGAAGAGACAGAGATAGAGACAGAGG CTATGGCGGTGGTCCTCCTCGCTTCGGTGGGAACcgcggtggaggtggtgggaagTTCGGCAACCCCGGAGATCGGCTGCGGAAGAAACACTGGAACCTGGACGAGCTCCCTAAGTTCGAGAAGAACTTTTACCAACAGCACGCCGATGTTGCCCGGAGGCCTCCG CAAGAAGTTGAGCAGTACAGGAGGACAAAGGTCATCACAGTCAAGGGGAGAGAGTGCCCAAATCCCATAACAAAGTTCCATGAAGCCAGTTTTCCAT CTTATGTCATGGATGTGATCAACAAACAGAACTGGACTGAACCAACACCCATCCAGGCTCAGGGATGGCCTCTGGCTCTAAGTGGCATGGACATGGTCGGCATAGCCCAGACTGGCTCTGGAAAAACTCTTTCT TATCTGTTGCCTGCCATCGTGCACATTAACCACCAGCCGTTTCTGGAACGGGGAGATGGTCCAATT TGTTTGGTACTGGCCCCAACACGTGAGCTGGCTCAGCAAGTGCAACAGGTGGCTGCAGAATACGGCAGAGCTTCTCGCCTCAAATCTACCTGCATCTATGGCGGTGCACCCAAGGGTCCCCAGATTCGTGATCTGGAAagag gtgtggaGATCTGTATCGCCACCCCAGGAAGGCTCATTGACTTTCTTGAAGCTGGAAAAACAAATCTGCGTCGATGCACTTACCTGGTGCTGGATGAAGCTGACAGAATGCTGGACATGGGCTTTGAGCCACAAATCCGGAAAATCGTAGACCAGATCAGA CCTGACCGTCAGACTCTGATGTGGAGTGCCACTTGGCCCAAAGAAGTCCGTCAATTGGCAGAAGACTTTCTGAAGGAATACGTGCAGATCAATGTTGGGGCCCTGCAGCTCAGTGCaaaccacaacatcctgcagatAGTTGATGTCTGtaatgatggagagaaggaaaacaa actgaTTCGACTGCTTGAAGAGATAATGAGCGAAAAAGAGAACAAGACCATTATTTTTGTGGAGACAAAGAGGCGATGTGATGACCTCACCAGGAGAATGCGAAGGGATGG GTGGCCAGCTATGGGAATCCATGGAGATAAAAGCCAGCAGGAGCGAGACTGGGTTCTGAATG agttCAAATATGGAAAGGCGCCAATTCTTATTGCCACTGATGTTGCCTCCAGGGGACTAG ATGTTGAAGACGTGAAATTTGTCATCAACTTTGACTACCCCAACAACTCGGAGGACTATATCCACCGCATTGGCAGAACAGCTCGTAGCCAAAAGACGGGCACAGCCTACACCTTCTTCACTCCCAACAACATGAGGCAGGCCGGTGACCTCGTGTCTGTGCTCCGAGAGGCCAACCAGGCCATCAACCCCAAGCTCCTCCAGATGGCGGAAGACAGAGGAG GTCGTTCAAGGGGAGGTCGAGGTGGTGACTACAGGGACGACCGTCGGGATAGGTATTCGTCTGGCAGGCGCGACTTTGGTGGTTTTAGGGACAGGGATAACAATCGAGGGTATGACAACGGACCAAATAAAGCCTTTGGCACAAATTCCCAGAACGGAGGCTATGGGGGCAGTAACAGCAACGGCTTTGGCGGCGCTGGCTTCAACGGTAACGGACAGTCCAACTTTAGCACCCCGGCGGGAGCCTTCGGGGCTCAGAGCGGCTTCCAGGCTCAGGGTGCTGTCCAGAACGGAGCCGCCCCGGCCCCGTTCGCCTTCCCCCAGCCACAGGCCCCGCAGCAGCACCCGCCGCCGCTGGTGCCTTACCCCATGCCTCCGCAGTTCTCTCAGTAA